One window of the Leptospira koniambonensis genome contains the following:
- a CDS encoding DEAD/DEAH box helicase has protein sequence MKFEELNLEPNLQKAIQDAGFIELTPIQEKAIPPGIEGRDVTGLAQTGTGKTVAFLVPTIHSILTRGIQGVSTLILAPTRELVIQISEEAEKLLKHTDYRVVPIIGGTDYKVQNRDLNGLNGLIVATPGRLIDLARSGSADLEKVEFFILDEADRMLDMGFIYDIRWLLHKCKNRKQTLLFSATLSVEVMRLAYRFMNEPVEIQINPDKLITERIDQKLVHLGREEKLPYMVNSILAEELEGQGIIFTNFKANIPKIVYSLRKYGIPITGISSDLDQKKRLRLMRDFKSGKFKFMVATDVASRGIDVENIEVVFNFDLPQDTENYVHRIGRTARAGRVGKSISFCSESDYVELEKIEKYLKQKIDVLPVHEEALTFPAGEFQVFVGGDAFDNAPVERNGNRNQRRGDRGPKKQRGDFQRNGNGGNQRGEKTWNKESGDRKKDFNRDSKSGGKQQHGGHKKRPEAAIQEAQEFLQKADSVFGSNGGRKDRNQKNQNQKKGKQRSDFQKQHSPNHQNHENKKQKSNYDKSKRNLFDINDSKRSSDKKKGSIWTRIKSFFGG, from the coding sequence ATGAAATTCGAAGAATTAAATCTAGAGCCTAACCTGCAAAAAGCAATCCAAGACGCAGGATTTATTGAGCTCACTCCTATACAAGAAAAAGCAATCCCGCCCGGAATAGAAGGTAGGGATGTTACTGGTTTAGCACAAACAGGAACCGGTAAAACTGTGGCATTCTTGGTGCCAACCATTCACTCCATCTTGACAAGAGGAATACAAGGGGTCAGTACTTTGATCCTTGCTCCTACTAGAGAGTTAGTGATCCAAATTTCGGAAGAAGCCGAAAAGTTACTGAAACATACAGACTATCGAGTTGTTCCAATCATTGGTGGAACTGATTATAAAGTCCAGAACAGAGATCTAAATGGACTCAACGGTCTTATTGTTGCAACTCCAGGAAGATTGATCGATCTAGCAAGAAGCGGAAGCGCTGATCTAGAAAAGGTCGAGTTCTTCATTTTGGATGAAGCGGATCGTATGTTGGACATGGGTTTCATTTACGATATACGTTGGCTTCTTCATAAATGTAAGAATAGAAAACAAACCTTACTTTTTTCTGCAACTCTCTCGGTCGAAGTTATGCGACTTGCATATCGTTTTATGAACGAGCCTGTTGAGATCCAGATCAATCCAGATAAGCTGATCACAGAAAGAATAGATCAGAAACTAGTTCATTTGGGAAGAGAGGAGAAGTTACCTTATATGGTGAACTCCATTCTTGCTGAAGAATTAGAAGGACAAGGAATTATATTCACAAATTTTAAAGCGAATATTCCAAAAATAGTCTATTCTCTCAGAAAATATGGAATTCCTATCACGGGGATTTCTTCTGACCTTGACCAGAAAAAAAGACTTAGATTGATGAGGGATTTTAAATCCGGAAAGTTCAAGTTTATGGTCGCGACTGATGTTGCAAGCCGCGGTATCGACGTAGAAAATATCGAAGTAGTTTTCAATTTTGATCTTCCTCAGGATACTGAGAATTATGTGCATAGGATCGGAAGAACTGCAAGGGCAGGAAGAGTTGGTAAATCCATCAGCTTCTGCTCCGAATCGGATTATGTTGAATTGGAGAAGATCGAAAAATATCTGAAACAAAAGATAGATGTCCTGCCAGTCCACGAAGAAGCACTTACATTCCCTGCTGGTGAGTTCCAAGTTTTTGTAGGTGGAGATGCATTTGATAATGCTCCTGTCGAAAGAAATGGAAACAGGAACCAAAGAAGAGGCGACAGAGGTCCTAAAAAACAAAGGGGTGATTTCCAACGTAACGGTAACGGCGGAAATCAAAGAGGGGAAAAAACCTGGAACAAAGAATCTGGAGATCGCAAAAAAGATTTCAATAGAGATTCTAAATCAGGCGGCAAGCAGCAACACGGTGGTCATAAAAAAAGACCAGAAGCTGCTATCCAAGAAGCCCAAGAGTTTTTACAAAAAGCGGACAGTGTATTTGGTTCCAATGGCGGTCGTAAAGACAGAAACCAGAAAAACCAAAACCAGAAGAAAGGAAAACAACGTTCCGATTTCCAAAAACAACATTCTCCAAATCATCAAAATCACGAGAATAAAAAGCAAAAATCGAATTACGATAAGAGCAAGCGTAACTTATTCGATATAAACGATTCTAAAAGATCTTCAGATAAGAAGAAGGGATCAATTTGGACAAGGATCAAATCCTTCTTTGGGGGTTAG
- the chrA gene encoding chromate efflux transporter, with amino-acid sequence MKEVFFTFLKLGLISFGGPTAHLAYFYQEFVIRKKWITEEVYKELLAVCQFLPGPASSQLGICIGTLRSGWKAGCIAWIGFTLPSIILMVGFGILLKSNIVPNLKWIHGLKLVAAAVVAHAILTMWKNSKNHPYKIYMVIGSAIIALVFSGAFTQLIVILIGASIGFFLFKEESDLPNVSVSFSIPKKIAFWSLGSFFFLLLILPLLRSFSGILSFAISDSFYRSGALVFGGGHVVLPLLENEVIRQGWIGKEEFLAGYGAAQAMPGPLFTFASYLGYMISGPGGAVLSTLFVFFPSFLLVFGFFPLWEEIRNYPKMRTVIDAIQFSALGILLSAFCTPVFTSSVYSVYDLFVFGGLFSMMVFLKVPNWLVLIIGLIAPFLKPF; translated from the coding sequence ATGAAAGAAGTCTTCTTCACTTTTTTAAAACTAGGTTTGATCTCTTTCGGTGGGCCCACTGCACATTTAGCATATTTCTATCAAGAATTTGTAATTCGCAAAAAATGGATCACTGAAGAAGTTTATAAAGAATTATTGGCGGTCTGCCAATTTCTTCCTGGTCCTGCAAGCAGCCAATTGGGGATCTGTATCGGAACTCTTCGATCCGGTTGGAAAGCTGGATGTATAGCCTGGATTGGATTTACACTTCCTTCTATAATACTGATGGTTGGTTTTGGAATTTTATTAAAATCGAATATAGTTCCAAATCTGAAATGGATCCACGGTTTAAAATTAGTCGCTGCTGCAGTTGTGGCTCATGCAATTTTGACCATGTGGAAAAATTCCAAAAACCATCCTTATAAGATCTATATGGTCATTGGCTCTGCAATTATTGCACTAGTATTTTCGGGGGCATTTACTCAGCTGATTGTAATTTTGATCGGAGCAAGTATTGGATTTTTTCTATTTAAAGAAGAGTCTGATCTTCCTAATGTTTCTGTTTCCTTCTCCATTCCTAAAAAGATCGCATTCTGGTCCTTAGGATCTTTCTTTTTTCTTCTTTTAATATTACCTTTATTAAGATCATTCTCTGGGATTTTATCTTTTGCGATCTCTGATTCATTTTATAGATCGGGTGCATTAGTATTTGGTGGAGGACATGTTGTTCTTCCTTTATTAGAAAATGAAGTGATAAGACAAGGTTGGATCGGAAAGGAAGAGTTTTTAGCAGGATATGGGGCAGCTCAAGCGATGCCCGGTCCTTTGTTTACATTCGCTTCTTATTTAGGCTATATGATCTCAGGTCCAGGTGGAGCGGTCTTATCTACTTTATTTGTATTTTTTCCATCCTTTCTCTTGGTATTTGGATTTTTTCCTCTTTGGGAAGAGATCCGAAATTATCCAAAAATGAGAACAGTGATTGATGCGATCCAGTTTTCTGCTTTGGGAATTTTATTGTCCGCATTCTGCACTCCTGTATTCACTTCTTCTGTATATTCTGTTTACGATCTATTCGTATTTGGCGGATTGTTTTCTATGATGGTTTTTCTGAAAGTTCCGAATTGGTTGGTATTGATCATTGGATTAATCGCCCCATTCTTAAAACCGTTCTGA
- the modB gene encoding molybdate ABC transporter permease subunit, translating to MDTFDWDSIRHPLFLTLKVTFFSTFLAALLGIFFAYWMSKLRFFGRAFADAILTLPMVLPPTVLGYYLLVVFGKKGILGHLLLEQFQYSILFNLHGAVLASTIVSFPLVYRSAKAAFEDLDPEYEEIALTLGKSKWETFLTVILPLSWRGILAGAMMAYARGMGEFGATLMIAGNIPEKTQTIALAIYDSVQSGKDEFSLVLVFVASITCVLVLTVSGILLKKSHW from the coding sequence ATGGATACTTTCGACTGGGATTCCATCAGACATCCTTTATTTCTTACACTTAAGGTAACATTTTTTTCTACATTCTTGGCTGCATTACTCGGAATATTTTTCGCGTATTGGATGTCCAAGCTTAGATTTTTTGGAAGAGCATTTGCAGATGCAATATTGACCTTACCAATGGTCCTTCCACCGACAGTTCTCGGATATTACCTATTGGTGGTATTCGGCAAAAAAGGAATACTTGGACATCTTCTCCTAGAACAATTCCAATATTCTATATTATTTAATTTGCATGGAGCAGTTTTAGCATCTACAATCGTTTCTTTTCCTTTAGTATATAGATCTGCGAAAGCGGCCTTCGAAGATCTGGATCCAGAATACGAAGAAATTGCACTCACTTTGGGAAAATCAAAATGGGAAACTTTTTTAACTGTAATACTTCCACTTTCCTGGAGAGGAATTTTAGCAGGAGCTATGATGGCTTACGCAAGAGGAATGGGAGAATTCGGAGCCACATTAATGATCGCAGGAAATATTCCCGAAAAAACACAAACGATCGCACTTGCAATTTATGATTCTGTTCAATCTGGAAAAGATGAATTTTCTTTGGTCCTAGTATTTGTAGCATCTATTACTTGTGTATTGGTATTGACAGTTTCTGGGATCTTACTTAAAAAATCTCATTGGTAA
- a CDS encoding LIC_10740 family protein gives MNLQKIKEIWNRFLTYLDTFYTWVFELATRAADSKESKRILFLTYSWIIVLLFLTGFILAGKNPLKLLVPFTLYDLPNFDPRKEIVIYGSDGEGQVFPVKRKVLLTGEDFRHDVLTLVGEAGESSYFDPTVPNASAQYRNLKKLPNLQDSVISIWKRGDVLILDLRKSTLENLLSDMKFRIDYTYASQMTEDQKSAEIERKKLGLLSSAFLATERTLFENYPDLNRIEYKLGGEVGDLPGLSYLLSSTHTRQP, from the coding sequence ATGAACTTGCAAAAGATTAAGGAAATTTGGAATCGCTTCCTCACCTATTTGGACACCTTCTATACATGGGTTTTCGAATTGGCAACCAGAGCTGCCGATTCCAAAGAATCCAAAAGGATATTATTCTTAACTTATTCTTGGATCATCGTATTATTATTCCTAACCGGTTTCATCCTCGCAGGAAAAAATCCATTAAAACTACTTGTTCCATTCACATTATATGATCTTCCAAACTTCGATCCTAGAAAAGAAATCGTAATATACGGTTCGGATGGAGAAGGTCAGGTATTTCCTGTTAAAAGAAAGGTCCTCTTAACTGGCGAAGATTTCAGACATGATGTTTTGACCTTAGTGGGAGAAGCAGGAGAATCCAGCTATTTCGATCCTACTGTTCCGAATGCTTCTGCACAATATCGAAATCTGAAAAAACTTCCTAACTTGCAAGACTCAGTCATCTCTATCTGGAAAAGAGGAGATGTTTTGATCTTGGACTTGAGAAAGTCCACATTGGAAAACTTACTATCAGACATGAAGTTCAGGATTGATTATACTTACGCGAGTCAGATGACTGAAGATCAAAAATCTGCAGAGATAGAGCGTAAAAAATTAGGTCTATTATCTTCTGCATTCTTAGCGACTGAAAGAACCTTATTCGAAAACTATCCAGATCTAAATCGTATCGAATATAAGTTAGGCGGAGAAGTGGGAGATCTGCCTGGTTTAAGCTATTTGCTCTCTTCTACCCATACAAGACAGCCTTAA
- a CDS encoding N-acetylmuramoyl-L-alanine amidase family protein, whose product MDKDQILLWGLGFFLVFSAPVFAESRIQTIGKNGYVSFEEIHKKIPGLQSKFESATLVGSISHASGEIRFRIGASFYAINGSLEKTNLPVVYKDKDFLLPPDLVEAIFVRLLPGDVSYEFKEDELIFDLLPKAERLKLSAIIVDAGHGGKDPGTSSDKGTQEKLVSLQVARFVKKFLNKVYPEVRVILTRSNDSFIELERRSEIANKEIQKGGSVLFVSLHCNASISSDVNGFEVYYLSQTPSTETAREVSLFENGISGKKGGTSYGKIQAGMMSSMIQRRSRLLARSVESEMKKNLGPKILSRGVKKADFSVLRGSLMPAILVEMGYLTHNKESEVLADKTHQVKLAKSILEGVRAYELAKD is encoded by the coding sequence TTGGACAAGGATCAAATCCTTCTTTGGGGGTTAGGATTCTTTTTAGTTTTTAGCGCACCTGTTTTTGCCGAGTCCAGGATACAAACCATCGGCAAGAACGGATACGTTTCCTTTGAAGAGATCCATAAAAAGATCCCGGGGCTACAATCCAAATTCGAGTCTGCTACTTTAGTAGGTTCTATATCACATGCTTCCGGTGAGATCCGATTTAGGATCGGTGCTTCCTTTTACGCAATCAATGGCAGTTTAGAAAAAACGAATTTACCAGTAGTCTATAAAGATAAGGACTTCTTGCTCCCTCCTGATTTGGTAGAGGCGATCTTTGTACGCTTATTACCTGGAGATGTAAGTTACGAATTTAAAGAAGACGAACTGATATTCGATCTATTGCCTAAAGCAGAAAGATTAAAACTTTCTGCGATCATAGTGGATGCAGGACATGGAGGAAAAGATCCGGGGACTTCTTCAGATAAAGGAACCCAGGAAAAGTTGGTTTCTCTCCAGGTGGCCCGCTTCGTAAAAAAATTCCTAAATAAGGTATATCCAGAAGTTCGGGTCATCCTGACCAGGTCCAATGATTCATTTATAGAATTAGAGAGAAGGTCAGAGATCGCGAATAAAGAGATCCAAAAGGGAGGATCTGTTCTATTCGTAAGTTTGCATTGTAATGCTTCTATTTCTTCGGACGTGAATGGATTCGAAGTGTATTATTTATCCCAGACACCCAGCACAGAAACCGCAAGAGAAGTCTCTTTATTCGAAAATGGGATTTCGGGTAAAAAAGGTGGGACCTCCTACGGGAAGATCCAGGCCGGAATGATGTCCTCTATGATCCAAAGAAGAAGCCGTCTTCTTGCCAGAAGTGTTGAATCCGAGATGAAAAAAAACCTTGGTCCAAAGATATTGTCTAGAGGAGTGAAGAAAGCTGACTTTTCCGTGTTAAGGGGAAGTTTGATGCCTGCAATCCTAGTCGAAATGGGTTACCTCACCCATAATAAAGAATCAGAGGTATTGGCTGATAAAACTCATCAAGTGAAATTGGCCAAAAGTATATTAGAAGGTGTGAGAGCGTATGAACTTGCAAAAGATTAA
- a CDS encoding AraC family transcriptional regulator: MDFVQKALWFIEGHSKEDISLEDVAKNAGVSPFHLTRTFSLTMGISLMRYLRGRRLSEAAKILVEKSSNILDLALDIGYGSHEAFTRAFRDQFSITPEQLKSQGHLGNVNLVEAITLNAEPIPKIDPPRFETIPPRLFAGTVEHYDCQMPAGIPNQWQSFGAYLGNIPSQVGDAAYGVCYNFDAEGNFDYMCGVEVSNSSGLPKEFQVLKIPTQKYAVFTHKGHIAGIRATFAAAGKWFPDSGVKPFEGANLERYGKEFNPITGMGGLEIWIPVED, translated from the coding sequence ATGGATTTCGTTCAAAAAGCTCTCTGGTTTATAGAAGGTCATTCTAAAGAAGATATTTCTTTAGAAGATGTCGCAAAGAATGCAGGGGTTTCTCCCTTTCATCTGACACGAACTTTCTCTTTAACTATGGGAATTTCTTTGATGAGATATCTAAGAGGACGACGTTTAAGTGAGGCTGCAAAGATATTGGTAGAAAAAAGCTCCAATATTTTAGATCTCGCTTTGGATATTGGTTACGGATCTCACGAGGCATTTACAAGAGCTTTTAGAGATCAGTTTTCGATCACTCCAGAACAACTTAAGTCCCAGGGTCATCTTGGTAATGTGAACTTAGTGGAGGCTATCACCTTGAACGCTGAACCAATTCCTAAAATCGATCCACCCAGATTCGAAACTATCCCACCTAGACTTTTTGCAGGCACTGTAGAACATTACGATTGCCAAATGCCTGCAGGAATTCCAAACCAATGGCAAAGTTTTGGAGCATATCTTGGAAACATTCCTTCTCAAGTTGGAGATGCTGCATACGGAGTTTGTTATAATTTCGATGCAGAAGGTAACTTCGATTATATGTGTGGTGTAGAAGTTTCCAATTCTTCCGGTTTACCTAAAGAGTTTCAGGTATTAAAGATCCCTACACAGAAATATGCTGTGTTTACTCATAAGGGCCATATCGCTGGGATCAGAGCAACATTTGCAGCAGCAGGTAAATGGTTTCCTGATTCAGGGGTAAAACCATTCGAAGGTGCGAACTTAGAAAGATATGGCAAAGAATTCAATCCAATCACAGGGATGGGCGGATTGGAAATTTGGATCCCAGTAGAGGATTAA
- a CDS encoding class I SAM-dependent methyltransferase, which yields MSSILELEPHPEYPEAYMVCRRTGVHFYKLAKERDYEDSYFQEEYKNQYKKTYYEDEPQLRNLAKARLEMMSAFQDPKGKTLFEIGSAAGFFLSEAEKKGYKVKGLELSSTEAEYSKDKLGLDVVSGSFLDDSIFPKETFDAVCAFFVIEHFPNAELVLERINKLLKPGGLLFLGLPSLNGPSFQTNPEEWFRTHPSDHFWDYSPDSLKKLLKMYGLVTVYKKPMSYHPNRDKGWKGKYLTHRLFVRYANLSCYADTFHSIAIKKI from the coding sequence ATGTCCTCAATACTCGAATTGGAACCTCACCCAGAATATCCGGAAGCCTATATGGTATGCCGTCGCACGGGGGTCCATTTCTATAAATTGGCAAAGGAAAGGGATTACGAAGATTCCTACTTTCAGGAAGAATACAAGAATCAGTACAAAAAGACCTACTACGAGGACGAACCTCAGCTTAGAAATTTAGCCAAGGCACGTTTAGAAATGATGAGCGCATTCCAAGATCCGAAAGGTAAAACTCTTTTCGAAATAGGATCTGCCGCTGGCTTCTTCTTATCCGAAGCGGAGAAAAAGGGATACAAAGTTAAAGGTCTGGAACTTTCTTCCACAGAAGCGGAATACTCCAAAGATAAATTAGGTTTGGATGTTGTCTCCGGTTCTTTCTTGGATGATTCCATTTTTCCCAAAGAAACTTTCGATGCGGTCTGTGCGTTTTTTGTAATAGAACATTTTCCGAATGCGGAGCTTGTTCTCGAGAGGATTAATAAATTGTTAAAGCCGGGTGGGCTATTATTCTTAGGTCTTCCTTCATTGAATGGACCTTCTTTCCAAACCAATCCTGAGGAATGGTTTCGTACTCATCCGTCGGACCATTTTTGGGATTACTCACCCGATTCTCTTAAAAAACTGTTGAAAATGTACGGTCTCGTCACGGTATATAAGAAACCAATGTCATACCACCCTAATAGAGATAAGGGATGGAAAGGCAAATACCTGACACATCGGCTCTTTGTTCGCTACGCAAACCTCTCCTGCTACGCCGACACATTCCACTCAATCGCGATTAAAAAAATATGA
- a CDS encoding enoyl-CoA hydratase/isomerase family protein encodes MALVDSETVELSSESRIEILYLNNPETKNSMTVSMGHEFQAHIEKLKKNPPRAVVITGKNDIFSAGGNFELLKSFAEKSFEQNKKEMFEFYNLFLSVRDLNVPVICAANGHAIGAGLSITLACDLRVFADEGKYQFNFVKLGIHPGMGSSYLAKELFGMETANRLLFLAETVSGKEALSLGICYDSVPKGEVLQRATEIAISLSESAPMALSELKKNIYDREKLNAALRKEAESQALNFLSQDFKETIKSIEEKRKPVFRGR; translated from the coding sequence ATGGCATTAGTTGATTCAGAAACAGTAGAACTTTCTTCCGAATCTAGAATAGAAATTCTTTATCTGAACAACCCGGAAACCAAAAACTCCATGACTGTTTCCATGGGCCATGAGTTCCAAGCTCATATAGAAAAACTAAAAAAAAATCCACCTAGAGCGGTTGTCATCACAGGCAAGAACGATATCTTCTCCGCGGGTGGTAATTTCGAATTATTAAAATCTTTCGCTGAGAAATCATTCGAACAGAACAAAAAAGAAATGTTCGAATTCTATAATCTATTCTTAAGCGTTAGAGATCTGAATGTTCCTGTAATCTGTGCAGCAAATGGTCACGCAATCGGTGCCGGTCTTTCTATCACTCTTGCTTGCGACCTAAGAGTTTTTGCAGATGAAGGAAAATACCAATTCAATTTTGTAAAATTAGGAATTCACCCAGGAATGGGATCCAGTTATCTTGCAAAAGAATTATTCGGAATGGAAACTGCAAACAGACTTTTATTCTTAGCAGAAACTGTAAGCGGTAAAGAAGCTCTTTCTTTAGGAATTTGTTATGATTCAGTTCCAAAGGGAGAAGTTCTCCAAAGAGCAACAGAGATTGCAATCTCTCTGAGCGAAAGTGCTCCTATGGCTCTTAGTGAATTAAAGAAAAATATTTACGATCGTGAAAAATTGAATGCTGCTTTGCGCAAAGAAGCAGAATCTCAAGCTCTTAACTTCCTATCCCAGGATTTCAAAGAAACGATCAAATCAATCGAAGAGAAAAGAAAGCCAGTATTTAGAGGACGATAA
- the modA gene encoding molybdate ABC transporter substrate-binding protein, protein MIKRLYILLPVLLLLIQSPSYSQEKEKEITISAASSLTDVLKELGTTFKQKTGIKAVFNFGSSGSLYQQIEKGAPVDVFISADQDIVDKGIKAEVLESSTKTILLKNTLVLIQPKTSELKIKKLEDLQLPEIKKIAIGNPSSVPAGKYAEEALTKSNLNVSLKEKFIPAENVRQVLDYVGREEVEAGFVYVTDAAIAESKVKIALILSGHKPILYPGILVTGTKNSEEAKSFLDFLKKSPEAKEAFLKYKFILP, encoded by the coding sequence ATGATCAAAAGATTATATATATTACTCCCAGTTTTACTTCTACTCATCCAATCCCCTTCTTATTCACAAGAGAAGGAAAAAGAGATCACAATCTCAGCGGCATCTAGCTTAACCGATGTATTGAAAGAACTCGGAACAACATTCAAACAAAAGACAGGTATCAAAGCGGTATTCAATTTCGGATCTTCCGGAAGTTTATACCAACAAATAGAAAAAGGCGCTCCAGTAGATGTTTTCATCTCTGCCGATCAGGATATCGTAGATAAAGGGATCAAAGCAGAAGTTTTGGAATCTTCTACAAAGACGATCTTACTCAAAAATACCTTAGTCCTCATTCAGCCTAAAACTAGCGAACTCAAGATCAAAAAATTAGAAGACCTACAATTACCTGAGATCAAAAAGATTGCGATCGGAAATCCAAGTTCAGTTCCCGCAGGAAAATACGCAGAAGAAGCTCTAACCAAAAGTAATCTTAATGTTTCCTTAAAAGAAAAGTTTATCCCTGCAGAAAACGTAAGACAGGTTTTGGATTATGTTGGAAGAGAAGAAGTAGAAGCTGGATTTGTATACGTCACAGATGCAGCAATCGCAGAATCTAAAGTTAAGATCGCACTCATTCTAAGCGGGCACAAACCGATTTTATACCCAGGAATTTTAGTAACTGGAACCAAAAATTCAGAAGAAGCAAAATCCTTCTTAGATTTTTTAAAAAAATCTCCGGAAGCAAAAGAAGCTTTTCTAAAATATAAGTTTATACTTCCTTAA
- a CDS encoding ATP-binding cassette domain-containing protein has product MSLTVDIRKKLSDGNRKFELDVQFEFSGEFQVLYGPSGAGKSLTLRALAGLLKPDSGKISFANTVYFDSSSKKYIPPQKRNLGYVPQSYGLFPHLTVRKNIEFGLNKFFRITSQKDKETVSYLMNLFEIQETSESYPKHLSGGQKQRAAIARALARDPKILLLDEPFAALHTDLRQKMREELKSLRKKISMPILLISHDPKDLEYFGTSALYMEDGKIISKRS; this is encoded by the coding sequence ATGTCTTTAACCGTAGATATCCGAAAAAAACTCTCCGATGGAAATCGAAAATTCGAGCTGGATGTTCAGTTCGAATTTTCTGGAGAATTTCAGGTATTATACGGTCCGTCTGGCGCAGGAAAAAGTCTCACCTTAAGAGCATTAGCCGGTCTTTTAAAACCAGATTCTGGAAAAATATCTTTTGCAAACACTGTCTATTTTGACTCTTCTTCCAAAAAATATATTCCTCCTCAAAAGAGAAATCTAGGCTATGTTCCTCAAAGTTATGGGTTATTCCCTCATCTCACTGTCAGAAAAAATATCGAATTCGGATTAAACAAATTCTTTCGCATTACTAGTCAAAAAGACAAAGAAACAGTTTCTTATCTGATGAACTTATTCGAGATACAGGAAACTTCTGAAAGTTATCCAAAACATCTTTCAGGCGGGCAAAAACAAAGAGCGGCGATCGCAAGAGCACTTGCAAGAGATCCTAAAATTTTACTTTTAGATGAACCGTTTGCAGCACTTCATACGGATCTAAGACAGAAGATGAGAGAAGAATTAAAAAGTTTAAGGAAGAAGATCAGTATGCCAATTCTTCTGATCTCACATGATCCCAAAGACCTAGAATATTTTGGGACTTCTGCTCTTTATATGGAAGATGGTAAAATAATCAGCAAACGTTCTTAA
- a CDS encoding RidA family protein: MSILEKIKSLGLELPPAPKAIAAYIPAIQTGNLVFTSGQLPLKDGKLMLTGTLGAGLSIDDVKAATEQAALNGLAAIAGVIGDLDKVKSIVKIGVFVSSSPDFIEQHLVANHASNLLLSIFGEAGRHARFAVGNSSLPLGAPVEVEMTVSLG, encoded by the coding sequence ATGAGCATACTCGAAAAAATCAAATCCCTTGGGTTGGAACTCCCACCGGCACCCAAGGCGATTGCAGCTTATATACCTGCCATACAAACAGGAAATCTGGTATTCACTTCCGGCCAATTGCCTTTAAAAGATGGCAAGCTCATGCTTACAGGAACTCTGGGGGCTGGACTTTCAATTGATGATGTAAAGGCTGCCACTGAACAAGCTGCATTGAACGGACTTGCAGCAATTGCAGGAGTCATCGGAGATTTGGATAAAGTAAAGAGTATTGTAAAGATAGGAGTATTTGTTTCATCTAGCCCTGATTTTATTGAACAACATCTAGTCGCAAATCATGCATCCAATCTACTCTTAAGTATTTTTGGAGAAGCAGGACGTCATGCACGCTTCGCAGTGGGGAATTCTTCTCTTCCATTAGGAGCTCCAGTAGAAGTAGAAATGACGGTTTCTTTAGGATGA
- a CDS encoding PIN domain-containing protein, producing MVLYIDTSLLLNILYAEAGYEDHLDYFNKSDLKFGSILLEIESFRSLHFIYSKEAKHLSKNWIKDAEGFLGEFISQINLKNLDDDIRTEIRKNKEVLELKSLDAAHLATALHIRKSISDELILCSMDEKFRSVAQKLGFKLYPKKNSDRKNYQARVKDKV from the coding sequence ATGGTCTTATATATAGATACTAGTCTTCTATTAAATATTCTTTATGCAGAGGCAGGTTACGAAGACCATTTAGATTATTTTAATAAATCGGATCTCAAATTCGGTTCTATCTTACTTGAGATAGAAAGTTTCAGAAGTTTACATTTCATTTATTCTAAAGAAGCCAAACATTTATCTAAAAATTGGATTAAAGATGCAGAAGGATTCCTGGGTGAGTTCATTTCTCAGATCAATTTAAAAAATCTAGACGACGATATTCGAACGGAAATTCGAAAAAATAAGGAAGTCCTGGAATTAAAATCATTGGATGCCGCTCATTTGGCGACTGCATTGCATATCCGAAAGTCAATCTCCGACGAATTGATCCTTTGTTCCATGGACGAAAAATTCAGATCTGTAGCCCAAAAACTAGGTTTTAAATTATATCCCAAAAAAAATTCAGATCGCAAGAACTATCAAGCAAGAGTAAAAGATAAAGTTTAG
- a CDS encoding metal-sulfur cluster assembly factor, with the protein MQLLEQPTQEIEKRVYAEIHRVEDPEIGISVAELGLIYKIQVEGDKARIEMTYTSMACPAGPQMKKDIQDNALRVEGINSVDVEVVWTPKWDPRAMASEEAKMDLGIFDY; encoded by the coding sequence ATGCAATTATTAGAACAACCAACTCAAGAGATCGAAAAAAGGGTCTACGCTGAGATCCATAGGGTAGAAGATCCAGAGATAGGGATCTCCGTGGCGGAGTTAGGTCTGATCTATAAGATCCAGGTAGAAGGTGATAAGGCCAGGATCGAAATGACTTATACTTCTATGGCTTGTCCCGCCGGCCCTCAAATGAAAAAGGACATCCAAGATAATGCTCTTAGAGTAGAGGGTATCAACTCTGTAGATGTGGAAGTAGTTTGGACTCCTAAATGGGATCCTCGCGCAATGGCTTCTGAAGAAGCTAAAATGGATCTTGGGATTTTCGATTATTAA